In Acidobacteriota bacterium, a genomic segment contains:
- a CDS encoding 4Fe-4S dicluster domain-containing protein, protein MARRTLRPPYTALVDRLNRYPQGAPPSPLLDRILRLLFSEHEAGLVAALPIKPFTVADAARVWKLSHDEARRILDRLASRALLLDMEDAAGTTRYVLPPPMAGFFEFSMMRVRDDIDQKALAELFYQYLNVEEDFIKALFVSGETQLGRTFVHESALPARPEARVLDYERASHVARTAKAIGVGVCYCRHKMSHVGRACDAPMSICLTFGTVAGSLVRHGFAREIDRDECLDLLQEARDRHLVQFGDNVREGASFICNCCGCCCEAMIAARRFGLLRPVHTTNFLPRVNADDCNGCGKCVAGCPVDALGLVSAHDPRKLHRKIALLDERVCLGCGVCVGWCPRDAIRLVPRPERVVTPLDSVHRAVVMAIERGTLQHLIFDQQAFASHRAMAAVLGVILRLAPIRQILAGRQVRSRYLEALIARTRRP, encoded by the coding sequence ATGGCGCGTCGGACCCTGCGGCCGCCCTATACGGCCCTCGTCGATCGCCTGAACCGCTATCCGCAGGGCGCCCCGCCCTCACCGCTGCTCGACCGCATCCTCCGGCTCCTCTTCTCGGAGCACGAGGCGGGTCTCGTGGCCGCCCTGCCCATCAAGCCGTTCACGGTCGCCGATGCGGCCCGCGTCTGGAAGCTGTCCCACGACGAGGCCCGTAGGATCCTCGACCGCCTGGCGAGTCGCGCCCTCCTGCTCGACATGGAGGACGCGGCTGGCACGACCCGCTACGTGCTGCCCCCTCCGATGGCCGGGTTCTTCGAGTTCTCCATGATGCGGGTCCGCGACGACATCGACCAGAAGGCCCTCGCCGAGCTCTTCTACCAGTACCTGAACGTCGAGGAGGACTTCATCAAGGCGCTGTTCGTGAGCGGCGAGACGCAGCTCGGCCGCACGTTCGTTCACGAGTCGGCGCTCCCCGCGCGGCCCGAGGCCCGCGTACTCGACTACGAGCGCGCCTCGCACGTGGCCCGGACCGCAAAAGCGATCGGGGTCGGCGTCTGCTACTGCCGTCACAAGATGTCGCACGTCGGACGCGCATGCGATGCGCCCATGAGCATCTGCCTGACGTTCGGCACCGTGGCGGGCTCGCTCGTCCGGCACGGTTTCGCCAGGGAGATCGATCGCGACGAGTGTCTCGATCTCCTGCAGGAGGCCCGCGATCGGCACCTCGTGCAGTTTGGCGACAACGTCCGCGAGGGCGCGAGCTTCATCTGCAACTGCTGCGGGTGCTGCTGCGAGGCGATGATCGCCGCCCGCCGGTTCGGCCTGCTGCGTCCGGTGCACACCACGAACTTCCTGCCCAGGGTGAACGCCGATGACTGCAACGGGTGCGGCAAGTGCGTGGCCGGCTGCCCGGTCGACGCGCTCGGCCTCGTCTCGGCACATGACCCGCGGAAGCTCCATCGCAAGATCGCGCTCCTCGACGAGCGCGTGTGCCTGGGATGCGGCGTGTGCGTCGGCTGGTGCCCGCGCGACGCCATCCGTCTCGTCCCACGGCCCGAGCGTGTCGTGACGCCGCTCGACTCGGTGCACCGCGCGGTCGTCATGGCCATCGAGCGCGGGACGCTCCAGCACCTCATCTTCGACCAGCAGGCGTTCGCGAGTCATCGCGCGATGGCGGCCGTGCTCGGCGTGATCCTGAGACTTGCCCCGATCAGGCAGATCCTGGCGGGCCGGCAGGTGAGGTCACGGTACCTCGAGGCGCTGATCGCGCGCACGCGCCGCCCGTGA
- a CDS encoding DUF4442 domain-containing protein, translating to MTARWLRRLTNIYPPYLGAGVRVAAISDDWRFARVELPLRFYNRNYFGTHFGGSLYSMTDPFLALLASNALGSEFIVWDRAAEIEFVAPGRGRVWAEFRLTDEHLAAMREHTQGGAKYEPWFEVEVRGPEGELVARVRKQLYIRRKRDQT from the coding sequence ATGACTGCCCGCTGGCTTCGTCGCCTCACCAACATCTACCCGCCCTATCTGGGTGCGGGGGTCCGCGTCGCGGCCATCTCGGACGACTGGCGCTTCGCCCGGGTCGAGTTGCCGCTGAGGTTTTACAATCGCAACTACTTCGGCACGCATTTCGGCGGCAGCCTGTACTCGATGACCGATCCGTTTCTGGCGCTGCTCGCCTCGAACGCCCTGGGCTCCGAGTTCATCGTCTGGGATCGGGCCGCGGAGATCGAGTTCGTGGCGCCGGGCCGGGGCCGCGTGTGGGCGGAGTTCCGCCTCACCGACGAGCACCTGGCGGCCATGCGCGAGCACACGCAGGGCGGCGCGAAGTACGAGCCGTGGTTCGAAGTCGAGGTCCGCGGGCCGGAGGGCGAGCTCGTGGCGCGCGTCCGCAAGCAGCTCTACATCAGGCGGAAGCGCGACCAGACCTGA
- a CDS encoding nucleotide-binding protein: MTQTTSASIALLLTSVLCAGCTSPPAAQTKSADTTAPAGNGQTPGNGQTAGQRAAGTVVEVIEAPPYTYVRVDTGTESIWAAANQFEVKVGERVVVPLDMPMANFHSNALGRDFPLVYFTEAVLREGEEGRPALPPGHPKMDRTGKDTAVASSEPVATAPDGLAIAAVWADKSTLAGKTVTVRGRVVKVNNGILGQNWLHLQDGSGSADAGTNDLTVTSDDTASVGDIVTVTGVVEVDKDFGAGYAYPVILTKAAVRKS; encoded by the coding sequence GTGACCCAGACGACCTCAGCCTCGATTGCCCTCCTGCTCACCTCGGTCCTGTGCGCGGGATGCACCTCGCCGCCCGCCGCCCAGACGAAGTCGGCCGACACCACGGCGCCCGCCGGCAACGGGCAGACCCCCGGCAACGGGCAGACCGCCGGCCAGCGCGCCGCCGGGACCGTCGTCGAGGTGATCGAGGCCCCACCGTATACCTACGTCAGGGTCGACACGGGCACCGAGTCCATCTGGGCCGCCGCCAACCAGTTCGAGGTGAAGGTCGGTGAGCGGGTCGTCGTCCCGCTCGACATGCCGATGGCCAACTTCCACAGCAACGCGCTCGGTCGCGACTTTCCCCTCGTGTACTTCACGGAGGCGGTGCTGCGCGAAGGCGAGGAAGGCCGGCCCGCGTTGCCTCCGGGTCACCCGAAGATGGATCGGACGGGCAAGGACACTGCGGTCGCCTCGAGCGAGCCGGTCGCGACGGCCCCCGACGGGTTGGCCATTGCGGCGGTGTGGGCCGACAAGTCGACCCTGGCAGGCAAGACCGTCACGGTGCGCGGCCGGGTCGTCAAGGTGAACAACGGGATCCTGGGCCAGAACTGGCTCCACCTGCAGGACGGTTCCGGCAGCGCCGACGCCGGGACGAACGACCTCACGGTGACGTCGGACGACACGGCCAGTGTGGGCGACATCGTCACGGTGACGGGCGTCGTCGAGGTCGACAAGGACTTCGGTGCCGGCTACGCCTACCCGGTCATCCTGACGAAGGCTGCGGTTCGAAAGTCGTAG
- a CDS encoding potassium/proton antiporter, producing the protein MFLVDHLILLVGALLLIGIVSSKLSARLGLPVLVLFLGVGMLAGEDGPGRIQFDNIPLAHAIGTLALAVILFDGGLQTKRRALASAWKPSVLLATVGVLTTAAITGVASAYLLGVPLLTGLLLGSIVASTDAAAVFAVLRSQGLRLRERVAATLEVESGSNDPMAIFLTIALVEVLNGQSSLGIDVLQLFALQMGVGAAAGLAVGWLAVATINRMNLATAGLYPVLTSSFALLAFGTAAVFGGSGFLAIYLAGIVIGNSRTVFQRGTFLFLDGLAWIGQISMFVLLGLLSTPSQVLDVAGQGLLVATVLTFVSRPLSVVPILLPFGFSVRETLLIAWVGLKGAVPIILAMYPLLFGLPEGAVLFNVVFFVVLVSATLQGWTLPPLARRLGLQEPPRPEPPATLEITALRDVSADIVEYVVAEGSRAAGGKLRDLGLPDDAVLAMISRGPMLIPPRGSTEIAVGDHVFVVLRADARAAVDAVFGRAVET; encoded by the coding sequence ATGTTCCTCGTCGACCACCTCATCCTCCTCGTTGGCGCCCTGCTGCTCATCGGCATCGTGTCGAGCAAGCTGTCGGCGCGGCTCGGCCTCCCCGTCCTCGTGCTGTTCCTTGGCGTCGGCATGCTGGCCGGTGAGGACGGGCCGGGCCGGATCCAGTTCGACAACATTCCGCTCGCCCACGCCATCGGCACCCTCGCCCTGGCCGTCATCCTGTTCGACGGGGGCCTGCAGACGAAGCGTCGGGCGCTCGCCAGCGCCTGGAAGCCGTCGGTGCTGCTCGCCACGGTCGGTGTCCTGACGACCGCCGCGATTACCGGTGTCGCGTCTGCCTACCTGCTCGGGGTGCCCCTGCTGACCGGCCTGCTGCTCGGCAGCATCGTCGCGTCGACCGACGCGGCCGCCGTGTTCGCGGTGCTGCGTTCGCAGGGCCTTCGCCTGCGGGAGCGCGTGGCGGCCACGCTCGAGGTCGAGAGCGGGTCGAACGACCCGATGGCCATCTTCCTGACGATCGCCCTCGTCGAGGTGCTGAACGGCCAATCGTCGCTCGGGATCGACGTGCTTCAGTTGTTCGCGCTGCAGATGGGGGTCGGGGCGGCCGCCGGCCTCGCGGTCGGCTGGCTCGCCGTCGCCACGATCAACCGCATGAACCTGGCGACCGCCGGCCTGTATCCCGTGCTGACGAGCAGTTTTGCCCTGCTCGCGTTCGGCACCGCCGCGGTGTTCGGGGGGAGTGGTTTCCTGGCCATCTACCTCGCCGGCATCGTCATCGGCAACAGCCGGACGGTGTTCCAGCGTGGCACGTTTCTCTTTCTGGACGGGTTGGCGTGGATCGGCCAGATTTCGATGTTCGTGCTGCTCGGCCTGCTGAGCACGCCGTCTCAGGTGCTCGATGTCGCCGGCCAGGGCCTGCTCGTGGCCACGGTGCTGACGTTCGTCTCTCGTCCGCTGTCGGTCGTGCCGATCCTCCTGCCCTTCGGCTTCAGCGTGCGTGAGACGCTGCTGATCGCCTGGGTCGGCCTCAAGGGAGCCGTGCCTATCATCCTGGCCATGTACCCGTTGCTGTTCGGCCTGCCCGAAGGCGCCGTCCTCTTCAATGTCGTGTTCTTCGTGGTCCTCGTGTCGGCGACGCTGCAGGGATGGACGCTGCCGCCGCTCGCCCGCCGCCTCGGCCTGCAGGAGCCGCCGCGACCCGAGCCGCCAGCCACACTCGAGATCACGGCCCTCAGGGACGTCAGTGCGGACATTGTCGAGTACGTGGTGGCCGAGGGCTCGCGTGCGGCGGGAGGCAAGCTTCGCGACCTCGGACTCCCTGACGACGCCGTGCTGGCGATGATCTCTCGCGGACCGATGCTCATCCCGCCGCGCGGCTCGACGGAAATCGCCGTCGGCGACCACGTCTTCGTCGTGCTGCGGGCCGACGCCCGGGCCGCGGTCGACGCGGTGTTCGGCAGAGCCGTGGAGACCTGA
- a CDS encoding YciI family protein — MQYVLLIYGDERVWAAMSQEEMAEIYSAHAAYGAEMEKVGVFRGGAELKPVSTATSVRFGGGRPMVVDGPFAETKEQLGGYYVIEVDDLDQAIAWAEKMPGMTQGTVEVRPLGAGA, encoded by the coding sequence ATGCAGTACGTGCTGTTGATTTACGGTGACGAACGGGTGTGGGCGGCGATGAGCCAGGAGGAGATGGCCGAGATCTACTCGGCGCACGCCGCGTACGGCGCGGAGATGGAGAAGGTGGGAGTCTTCCGGGGCGGCGCCGAGCTGAAGCCCGTCTCGACGGCCACGAGCGTCCGGTTCGGGGGCGGCCGGCCCATGGTTGTCGACGGCCCGTTCGCCGAAACCAAGGAACAACTCGGCGGCTACTACGTCATCGAGGTCGACGACCTCGACCAGGCCATCGCCTGGGCCGAGAAGATGCCGGGCATGACCCAAGGAACTGTCGAAGTGAGACCGCTCGGCGCTGGCGCCTGA
- a CDS encoding sigma-70 family RNA polymerase sigma factor has product MLLARLLEDIVRNDGRLVLAGLVRLTGDLDAAEDALQEAYARALVAWRRDGVPRTPAAWLNTVARRVAIDRLRRERPPATPDELAVDPIEPPEPHEIEDDRLRLLFVCCHPSLSPEARCALALRTLGGLTTREIARAFLEPEATTAQRLVRAKKKIRDARIPYEVPPREKLQERVDAVLSVVYLIFNEGYASTGAPSLVRPDLVLEAVRLARLVVALLPEVAEARGLLALMLITDARRPARLTDEGDLVPLDEQDRARWDRAMIEEGTARLAEALGMRSPGPYQTQAAIAALHDAAPTPADTDWEQIAALYGALLRWTPTPVVELNAAVAYGLATSLEGALARIWRIEQRGDLATYHLLPAAKADLLRRLGRIEEAADMYRAALALAGHPAERRYLERRLAACLT; this is encoded by the coding sequence ATGCTGCTCGCCCGCCTCCTCGAGGACATCGTCCGCAACGACGGCCGTCTGGTGCTCGCTGGCCTCGTGCGGCTGACAGGCGACCTCGACGCGGCCGAGGATGCGCTGCAAGAGGCGTACGCGCGGGCCCTCGTCGCCTGGCGCCGCGATGGCGTGCCTCGGACGCCCGCCGCGTGGCTCAACACCGTCGCCCGCCGGGTCGCGATCGATCGCCTCCGGCGCGAGCGCCCGCCGGCGACGCCGGACGAGCTCGCCGTCGACCCGATCGAGCCGCCGGAGCCGCACGAGATCGAAGACGACCGGCTGCGCCTGCTGTTTGTGTGCTGCCACCCCTCGCTGTCGCCCGAGGCGCGGTGTGCGCTGGCCCTGCGCACGCTCGGCGGACTGACGACGCGCGAGATCGCGCGGGCGTTCCTGGAGCCGGAAGCGACCACGGCGCAGCGTCTCGTGCGGGCCAAGAAGAAGATCCGCGACGCCCGCATTCCCTACGAGGTCCCGCCGCGCGAGAAGCTCCAGGAGCGGGTCGACGCGGTGCTCTCGGTCGTCTACCTGATCTTCAACGAAGGCTACGCCTCGACCGGGGCGCCCTCACTCGTGCGTCCGGACCTCGTGCTCGAGGCCGTCCGGCTGGCGCGGCTCGTCGTCGCGCTCCTGCCGGAGGTCGCCGAGGCCCGAGGGCTGCTCGCGCTGATGTTGATCACCGACGCCCGTCGGCCGGCACGGCTGACCGACGAAGGCGATCTCGTCCCGCTCGACGAACAGGACCGGGCACGGTGGGATCGCGCGATGATCGAGGAGGGCACGGCGCGGCTGGCCGAGGCGCTCGGGATGCGCTCGCCGGGCCCTTACCAGACGCAGGCGGCCATCGCCGCGCTGCACGATGCCGCGCCAACGCCGGCCGACACCGACTGGGAACAGATCGCCGCGCTCTACGGCGCGCTCCTGCGATGGACACCGACACCAGTCGTCGAACTCAACGCCGCCGTGGCGTACGGCCTGGCGACCAGCCTCGAGGGCGCGCTCGCCCGGATCTGGCGAATCGAACAGCGGGGGGACCTCGCGACGTATCACCTCCTGCCTGCCGCGAAAGCCGACCTGCTGCGTCGTCTCGGACGGATCGAGGAGGCCGCCGACATGTACCGGGCCGCGCTCGCGCTCGCCGGTCACCCTGCCGAGCGACGGTACCTCGAGCGACGTCTCGCCGCCTGCCTGACCTGA
- a CDS encoding lmo0937 family membrane protein yields the protein MLYTIALLLVVLWLLGMVSTYTLGGFIHVLLVLAVISVLIRLIQGRPIV from the coding sequence ATGCTCTATACCATCGCGCTCCTGCTCGTCGTGTTGTGGCTGCTGGGCATGGTCAGCACGTACACTTTGGGCGGGTTCATCCACGTGCTGCTGGTGTTGGCGGTGATCTCGGTGCTCATCCGCCTGATTCAGGGACGACCGATCGTGTGA
- a CDS encoding family 20 glycosylhydrolase, whose translation MPRVWSRRRGGVSGVLGLVLLATGAACRSAGPIATIPPRDLVPTLAHAVIPAPASVDLDPRSGFTIRADTQVVVDVANADAVRVAEWLAARLRPATGYPLPIVGEPALGLGAGGRVSLTLDPSRTTLGDEGYEIDVTRDRVTMHAARPAGLFYAAQTLRQLLPPDIECSTPRQAVWRVPAGRIVDRPRFAWRGAMLDVARHFFGVDDVKRYIDLLAKYRINRLHLHLSDDQGWRIEIRSWPRLTTYGGSTAVGGGPGGHYTQAQYREIVAYAADRHIVMVPEIDMPGHTNAALASYAELNCDGVAPPLYTGIEVGFSALCVEKEVTYQFIDEVVGEIAAMTPGPYFHVGGDEVEKLTDEQYARFIERVQEIVIRHGKRPVGWEEVSKARLAPTSIVQQWRSDARAGSPPWRNEAALRAVQQGVPLVLSPAAKVYLDMKYDADTTLGLKWAGYVEVRDAYDWDPATLFEGVGEGDVLGIEAPLWSETLVTMADIEVMAFPRLPGIAEVGWSPAGRVWEEYRGRLAAHAARWTAMGVSFHRSPQVPWPAPRP comes from the coding sequence GTGCCACGCGTCTGGTCGCGCAGACGAGGAGGTGTGTCCGGTGTGCTCGGCCTCGTCCTGCTCGCGACCGGCGCCGCCTGCCGATCGGCTGGCCCGATCGCCACGATACCGCCGCGCGACCTGGTGCCGACGCTCGCGCACGCCGTCATCCCGGCCCCCGCGTCGGTCGATCTCGACCCGCGATCGGGGTTCACGATCCGGGCTGACACGCAAGTGGTCGTCGACGTCGCCAACGCCGACGCCGTGAGGGTGGCCGAGTGGCTGGCGGCGCGGCTGCGTCCGGCAACCGGCTACCCACTGCCCATCGTCGGCGAACCCGCGCTCGGACTCGGAGCAGGTGGGCGAGTCTCGCTCACGCTCGACCCCTCACGCACGACGCTCGGCGACGAGGGCTACGAGATCGACGTGACGCGCGACCGAGTGACGATGCACGCGGCGCGGCCGGCCGGGCTCTTCTACGCCGCGCAGACGTTGCGCCAGCTGCTGCCTCCCGACATCGAGTGCTCGACGCCGCGGCAGGCGGTTTGGCGCGTGCCCGCCGGCCGCATCGTCGATCGGCCACGCTTCGCCTGGCGCGGCGCCATGCTCGACGTAGCACGCCACTTCTTCGGCGTCGACGACGTCAAGCGGTACATCGACCTGCTGGCGAAGTACAGGATCAACCGGCTGCACCTGCACCTCAGCGACGATCAGGGCTGGCGCATCGAGATCCGCTCGTGGCCACGATTGACCACCTACGGCGGGAGCACGGCGGTCGGCGGTGGTCCCGGCGGGCACTACACGCAGGCGCAGTATCGCGAGATCGTGGCCTACGCCGCCGACCGGCACATCGTCATGGTCCCCGAGATCGACATGCCGGGACACACGAACGCGGCGCTCGCGTCGTACGCGGAGTTGAACTGCGACGGGGTGGCGCCGCCGCTCTACACCGGCATCGAGGTCGGCTTCAGCGCGTTGTGCGTGGAGAAGGAGGTCACCTACCAGTTCATCGACGAGGTGGTCGGCGAGATCGCCGCGATGACGCCTGGCCCGTACTTCCACGTCGGCGGCGACGAGGTGGAGAAGCTCACCGACGAGCAGTACGCGCGGTTCATCGAGCGCGTGCAGGAGATCGTGATCCGGCACGGCAAGCGCCCGGTTGGCTGGGAAGAGGTGTCGAAGGCGCGGCTGGCACCGACATCCATCGTCCAGCAGTGGCGCAGCGATGCCCGCGCCGGCTCGCCGCCGTGGCGGAACGAGGCCGCACTGAGGGCGGTGCAGCAGGGTGTGCCGCTCGTGCTCTCGCCCGCCGCGAAGGTGTATCTCGACATGAAGTACGACGCGGACACGACACTCGGCCTGAAGTGGGCGGGGTACGTCGAGGTGCGTGACGCCTACGACTGGGATCCCGCCACGCTGTTCGAGGGTGTCGGCGAGGGAGACGTGCTCGGCATCGAAGCGCCGCTCTGGTCGGAGACGCTCGTGACGATGGCCGATATCGAGGTGATGGCGTTCCCGCGGCTACCCGGCATCGCGGAGGTCGGCTGGTCGCCGGCCGGACGCGTGTGGGAGGAGTATCGCGGGCGCCTGGCCGCCCACGCGGCTCGTTGGACGGCAATGGGCGTGAGCTTCCATCGGTCGCCACAGGTGCCCTGGCCAGCGCCTCGCCCGTAG